The window taattaataaataattatataatatataatatataatataatataatatataataatataaaatataataatataataatataataatatattcgtggaaaaatgaattaataattaataaataattatgtaatatataataattaataaataaatgtcgtAGGGTGGTTACGCTGGCAACGCTGCGGGGGTAAAATTGTCCTCTTTGCAAAAATTGACCGAGATTCGAGCCAATAAACCAGGAATGAATCTCATACATTACGTCGCTCTGGTAACGTATCCGACACGTTTGTACATAACCTCTCTTAATCCACTTGTTGTTCCTTGTTCTCGAACGTTCGTTTCTTCCGTTTTACGCAGCAAGccgaaaggaagaggaaggattTGTTGGATTTCGCGAAGAACATGACTACGTTGGAGGCAGCCACGAAGTAAGTCGTTGCGAGAAAACACTCGTTCACTCGATTTCCAAAACGATATCTAAAACaacgtttctctctttcatccTTCCTTGCCTCTATGTTCTCGATGCGAAGGAGCACAACCGAACAGTTGAGCAACGAATTCAACGCACTCGacacaaagataaaaaagatcaaGGCGCAGATTAATTTCCCTTCGACCGAAACCGACATACAGAAACAGATGGCACAATTTTTACAGGTCCGTTAAAACttgactttttaaattttaactttatgagtctattgaaaaatgaaaccgagagaagaggaaaaatttgaacgGATACGAGAAAATTCTATTCGTATCTCTGAGCGTTCTTTTCACTCGGTTGTAGATCGCGGAACAAGAGATGAATCAGTTGAAACGAGACATGGAAGAACTGGAAACGTTAAGGCGATCGCTCGCCGAATTTTTCTGCGAGGACGGTAACACGTTCAAAATTGAGGAGTGTTTCAAGATATTCCATCAATTTTGCCTGAAATTCAATCAGGCCGTCGCGGAGAATGAAAGACGTAGAATTCAAGAGGAACAGGTATTGGCAAGGCGCAAGCAACGAGAGGAACAACTTTTGGCTAAAAAACGATTATGTGCGTCTCAAAGCAAAATTAGGTTAAGTGAAACGGTAtacttcatattttatatatatgtatatacatattacagTGACCAACAACCAACAAATCGAGGCGCCAATCTCTGAATCCGAAtgcaatttaatcaattacgaTCCTTTCGATTTTGCTACCGGCTTACCTCAAAGGAATTACAGTCGTAGCGACGTCaaggtatattaattttcgcgTTATCCCTTATTTTCTATCCCTCTTCTTAACCTCTTTCCTCTTCGATTTTTCAGATGAAAAGACTGCAAAACGGTATCGTCACTTCTGACGAAGATGTCTCGATAACCGGATCACCCAATATCCGACGACGTTTGGGCTCTTGTTCAGGTGGGATCGTCGATCAACAATCTACCAAAGAAGAGATATACTCACCGGGTACGCGTGACGCGAAAGCGCGAATcgttctcccttcctccttaaAAATCGTTATTACAAATTGTTTCCCACAGATGTCACGCCAAACGGCACTCTTCGACGCCGTCGAAGTCGGATACCTTGCGAGGACGACGACGGTAATTTAATGGACTTTTTGAGAACGTCGGGGCAAGACGGTACACGCGAGAGAAAATCATGGGGCAGTTTAGGTATACGATCGAGATTATCTTTACTTCACGCTCTTTGTGTAAAATTCTATCGCGAGAAATTCTCTTTTAGATCGTTCGTGGGCGAGAAGGGCTCGGGGACAATCTCGAAGAAGCGATCTGTTGAACGCAGACTTTTCCATCGATCGCGAGAGACCTAATTCTCCGTCCCCCTTGATCGAGAGCAAACCTTTcttacaagaagaagaagccaaGTCTACAGGGTAAACGactcgaatatatttatgtatatacgcGGTATACGTTGTGTTAATACGCACGCGTCGAACAGGAAAGCATGGCGGCAAAAAATTGAGGCGTGGTTGTcggagaatgaaaaagaagatcgGGCAGGGGAAGAGCTTCAAAGGAAGGCGAGACAATTGCATCACGCGAATCGACGATCTTACGAAGACTCTGgtaaatattgaaacgaaatttcaatatttgaaatttcttcctcAAGattctaacctaacttttttgACGCGAGTAGAGAGCGAAGGCAAGACGAACGCTCAGATCGAGGCCAATCCCACGCGCGATGCTTATTCGGAAGTTTACGACTGGCGTCCGTCCGTCGAGAAGACAGACGTGATACGCACGATGGAGGCTATCGAAGGTAATATCCGTCGTTGttctcacatttttttttccaaattcaaattcgtTCTCGTTCCAGAGGCTGAAACGCATCCATCGCAAAAGGATAAATCTCCTTGGCGAAAATCCAGCCTAAACGTACCAAACAGCATGGAAGAGACTGATCCGCGTTATTCCCGTAGGCTAAGATCGAGACTGAGCGCGGAGAACGTTTTATCCTCTTCGAGCACGTTGCAGGTACGTTGAAtcgcatttcttttttcacgagAGAACGGAAATTCTATCCTTCTCGAGTCGATTTTCACTTTTCCCGCCTTTTTTGCAGTCCAtcaaagaggaagagagaaagaagaacaaGATCAACGATGCCGCGAATAATCCAACCTCTCAGGACGAATTAACGATCTATCTGCGACAACCTTACGGCGAGCCCCAACTCGCCGGCTCGAGGAGATTTCCTTCCAAGCTGAAAAAAGGCGCGGATGAGGAAAAGATGATCGACAAGATAGAGATCGATTCCGATAATATAGAAACACCGCCGGCTACTAGAAAACTATTCAGCCCGCCGAGAGAGGTGAAACCGGTCGAGAGGGAGCCGTGCAAAAGGGAACGTTGCAACGGTTTCTTTCAAACCAGAGATTTCAAGAACGCGACGGGAAAAAGTGTAAATAATAACGCCGATTTCGGGACAGGTAAGGTCATCAACATCTTGTGGATACCTTTTTTACAAATCTCTTCCCAAATCGAAATTCTCATTGATTATCGTTTCAGGTAATTTCGATCGTTATTCGTCGGCGAGGAGAACGCGAAGGTACAAAAAGAATCAAGAGAACGGCGCGGAGAAAGAGTCGAAGCATGAGGTGATCGACGCCGATTCGTTCGGGGAGAAACCGGCCGAACGTCCGCACACGCTTCCGTTGTCGGAGGAAGAGGGGCGAGGGAAATGTTGCCAAACGTCGCCCGTTTGGCAAGAGAAATCGAAACGGCAAGATACGTCGAATTTGTTCGATATAGATACAGCACTGGCGGAGATCGCTCGTTCCGGTGAGGATCTTCAACGATTGTCGCGGCCGTTCACCAATCGAAACTCGAGATTACCGGTTAGCCAACCGTCGGCCGTGATCGCAGTAACGAACACCGTTCTTAGTCCCGTGATGCAAGAATCCAGGCCACGCGAGCCTTCTTTAACCGTTCACGCAGAAAGAGCGGTAACTAGTCGCGAACGGCAGAGAAGTATGATCGATCCTAGTCAGGTGAAAGAGACTATCAGTTTGACCAACAATCCGCCCAGTCAGGTGAACGAAGATCGAAACGTCCCGATCACTTCCCGATCGCGACATCAGCTTGCCGAGGACGAAATCGATCTGGCCGTCGAATCGAACGAGAATATCCATCGCGTCAAACGTTCCGAATCGACGCCGCttcgaaatcaaaataaaatgatgcAAGACGCGCCGCGATCCAATCACGACGGCTCTACTTTTCATCCTACCTACGCCTCGTCCCCTCACCTGAACGTCCCTAACTCCACCTCTCAccactctttctcttctctgccCCCCACCGGTAAAGTTCGAGATCAAGAGATGAACGACGAGGGTTTCGAGGAGACGCAAAGTTTAGTTTCGGAAACCTTGAGTCAAGAGACGTCCTCTGGAAATTACGAAACGGACACCCATGATTCAACTCGATGCTCGCCGGCCGAATTGCGTTACGGTGGAGTCGATTCAAACAATCCTTCGGTAATGGTTCAACCCGCCATCGATGCCAAATCATTGGGTGACCACAATTCGGCCAATCCGATTGGAGGAAATCCGTTGAAGCCGACAAAAACGTCCGCCGCGCCATCTACGATCAAAGCCAACTCGTTAAAGCACACCGTTGAAAAATCTAGCTTTCTCCCGAAACGAGCCAACAGTTTGAAGCGAGATGTTGGAAAGGCGGAAACTATGCAACGAAATTCGATCTCGaccaacaataacaacaacaacaatcaaATGAGAAACGAGGTGGAACGTTCGGGATCGAGGAGCAGTCTTCGAAGTTCCCGAAGCTCGTTGAACAGCGCCACGTCTGTGAACACCGTGCGAAACTTAGTACCGAATCACGCACCTCTGCGCACCTACACGTCCGCGATTTGCGCATTGACCAACGATCTGCGAAAGAGTCCATCTCACAATCCGTTGCCGTTG is drawn from Apis mellifera strain DH4 linkage group LG5, Amel_HAv3.1, whole genome shotgun sequence and contains these coding sequences:
- the LOC408821 gene encoding uncharacterized protein LOC408821 — translated: MDSHVGLDYIVDNPDYCVKLASALDTACPSVKKQVVELLSALCVYSQDGRQRAIDTLHAYQKRKNERYRLRIVVEELQNATGEDYRTALLAFINCLVISTPVLKDRIRIRNEFIGLKLLPILNELRKSHAPDLRVQLDVFDDQREADEELSNHGPPGIDLSSHVDVFYAIFGQIADTPQEIPFLSILQHLLRLDPKDAASDLAWDTAETLVHRATLLENREDATKLLRSPSLQANLCCHCRATDQTCGASRKASLSVNNSTPAPVPPLPPPPPPPAPSADQSSRNQSNSFFQPPPPPPPFLAGDATRADASMEPPPIPPPLHVLPIARVPTPEPPNNHARLLPQQEIPTPKAKMKTINWNKIPNHKVIGKRNIWSLVADEHQNSPMADIDWAEMEGLFCQQVPPVLPATSCSSHGTNSDAEKRRREPTEIALLDGKRSLNVNIFLKQFRSSNEDIIRLIKDGSHDEIGAEKLRGLLKILPEVDELEMLKSFDGDKSKLGNAEKFFLQLVQVPNYKLRIECMLLKEEFAANMSYLEPSINSMILAGEDLMTNKPLQEVLYMVLVTGNFLNSGGYAGNAAGVKLSSLQKLTEIRANKPGMNLIHYVALQAERKRKDLLDFAKNMTTLEAATKSTTEQLSNEFNALDTKIKKIKAQINFPSTETDIQKQMAQFLQIAEQEMNQLKRDMEELETLRRSLAEFFCEDGNTFKIEECFKIFHQFCLKFNQAVAENERRRIQEEQVLARRKQREEQLLAKKRLLTNNQQIEAPISESECNLINYDPFDFATGLPQRNYSRSDVKMKRLQNGIVTSDEDVSITGSPNIRRRLGSCSGGIVDQQSTKEEIYSPDVTPNGTLRRRRSRIPCEDDDGNLMDFLRTSGQDGTRERKSWGSLDRSWARRARGQSRRSDLLNADFSIDRERPNSPSPLIESKPFLQEEEAKSTGKAWRQKIEAWLSENEKEDRAGEELQRKARQLHHANRRSYEDSESEGKTNAQIEANPTRDAYSEVYDWRPSVEKTDVIRTMEAIEEAETHPSQKDKSPWRKSSLNVPNSMEETDPRYSRRLRSRLSAENVLSSSSTLQSIKEEERKKNKINDAANNPTSQDELTIYLRQPYGEPQLAGSRRFPSKLKKGADEEKMIDKIEIDSDNIETPPATRKLFSPPREVKPVEREPCKRERCNGFFQTRDFKNATGKSVNNNADFGTGNFDRYSSARRTRRYKKNQENGAEKESKHEVIDADSFGEKPAERPHTLPLSEEEGRGKCCQTSPVWQEKSKRQDTSNLFDIDTALAEIARSGEDLQRLSRPFTNRNSRLPVSQPSAVIAVTNTVLSPVMQESRPREPSLTVHAERAVTSRERQRSMIDPSQVKETISLTNNPPSQVNEDRNVPITSRSRHQLAEDEIDLAVESNENIHRVKRSESTPLRNQNKMMQDAPRSNHDGSTFHPTYASSPHLNVPNSTSHHSFSSLPPTGKVRDQEMNDEGFEETQSLVSETLSQETSSGNYETDTHDSTRCSPAELRYGGVDSNNPSVMVQPAIDAKSLGDHNSANPIGGNPLKPTKTSAAPSTIKANSLKHTVEKSSFLPKRANSLKRDVGKAETMQRNSISTNNNNNNNQMRNEVERSGSRSSLRSSRSSLNSATSVNTVRNLVPNHAPLRTYTSAICALTNDLRKSPSHNPLPLKNNEKRRTNPRSTTISRIPASRSSSSGSSVGPTARTVRKSLGSSIDAQKRNKGGRAIASRSSSSGSGSSVGPLSAPLNRVNVEKAATPSATKSKLIHPRAGAKNHSFMRPTAASVNKGSIPNLPRSIKSLVK